One Aspergillus oryzae RIB40 DNA, chromosome 2 genomic window carries:
- a CDS encoding putative nucleoside transporter (predicted protein): METYTLEAGKEAQAELSAAPFEEETPTKPRGLFARIRYYEEYLDRKLGIESHSLDRVLPEGRNPPNSLAMAFMWASATMNISCFSTGFLGKQFGLSLGQTIPIIICSTLMGAAVTGWCATMGPETGLRQVAISRYSLGFYPSSIIALLNVIEQLGWASVNCITGGLALSAVSDGRVSIAVGVVIVACISFLFSFIGLKGVLMYEQYAWMVFFVIFMIIYGESAHRANLAAPATVSGITRSGNVLSLISVVYGSSASWSSIVSDFYVHYPVNISKVKVFLYTTLGITIPTCIGMLLGACISSALDTNPEWAAAYDRGIGEILQEIIYPNGFAKFLLVLLVLSGIGVNCIAIYSGALSAQLFAKPCEKVPRAIWSTLVFGCILALGIAGRDHLLDVLENFLSLLGYWNTSFFVILFCEHYVFRGGNVANYDLDAWNTPSKMPIGFAGLTAFLCGAAGWIVGMVETYYVGVIAKLIGADGGDIANELALVFTSVSYIPLRKLELKYIGR; this comes from the exons ATGGAGACCTACACTCTTGAAGCTGGGAAAGAAGCTCAGGCTGAGCTTTCTGCCGCTCCATTCGAGGAAGAGACCCCAACGAAGCCACGAGGACTCTTCGCGCGAATCAGATATTATGAAGAATATTTAGATAGGAAGTTGGGTATTGAGTCCCACAGTCTCGACAGGGTGCTCCCCGAAGGCCGTAATCCTCCCAATTCGCTAGCGATGGCTTTTATGTGGGCGTCTGCGACAATGAACATCAGCTGTTTCAGTACTGGATTTTTGGGGAAGCAATTCGGTCTATCTTTGGGGCAGACCATTCCTATCATAATATGTTCGACATTAATGGGGGCCGCTGTGACG GGTTGGTGTGCGACGATGGGACCTGAGACCGGTCTCCGTCAGGTTGCCATCTCGAGGTACTCATTAGGATTTTACCCATCATCTATCATTGCTCTTTTAAACGTCATTGAACAGCTAGGATGGGCATCCGTTAATTGCATTACTGGTGGTCTCGCATTGAGTGCTGTTTCGGACGGGCGTGTCTCGATCGCCGTGGGAGTAGTCATTGTTGCCTGCAtcagttttcttttcagtttTATCGGGTTGAAAGGTGTTCTGATGTACGAGCAATATGCATGGATGGTGTTCTTCGTCATTTTTATGATTATTTACGGCGAGTCAGCGCATCGGGCAAATCTCGCCGCGCCTGCAACGGTATCGGGTATCACGAGATCTGGTAATGTTCTGAGCCTAATCAGCGTTGTGTATGGCTCAAGTGCGTCATGGAGCTCGATCGTCTCAGACTTCTACGTGCACTACCCGGTGAATATCTCCAAGGTCAAAGTATTCCTCTACACCACCCTCGGAATCACGATCCCAACCTGCATCGGAATGTTACTCGGAGCTTGCATCAGCTCAGCCTTAGATACGAATCCAGAATGGGCTGCCGCCTATGACAGAGGCATAGGCGAAATTTTACAAGAAATCATCTATCCCAACGGATTCGCCAAATTTCTATTAGTTCTTCTAGTCCTTTCCGGAA TTGGCGTCAACTGCATCGCCATCTACTCCGGTGCACTCTCAGCCCAGCTCTTCGCCAAGCCATGCGAAAAGGTACCTAGAGCGATCTGGTCCACACTTGTCTTCGGCTGCATCCTAGCCCTGGGCATCGCCGGCCGAGATCACTTGCTAGACGTACTAGAAAATTTCCTCTCCTTGCTGGGCTACTGGAATACCTCATTCTTCGTCATATTGTTCTGCGAACACTACGTTTTCCGGGGCGGTAACGTAGCAAACTACGACCTTGACGCCTGGAACACGCCATCGAAAATGCCTATCGGGTTTGCTGGCCTCACTGCCTTTCTTTGCGGTGCTGCGGGGTGGATCGTAGGCATGGTCGAGACATATTATGTCGGTGTTATCGCAAAATTGATCGGCGCGGATGGGGGAGATATAGCCAATGAGCTAGCATTGGTTTTCACGAGTGTTTCGTATATACCGTTGAGGAAGTTGGAGTTGAAGTATATCGGACGGTAA
- a CDS encoding putative RNA binding effector protein Scp160 (vigilin) translates to MASDLSNADVNGGIPKSRAAMLEEQHARDEVHKPTVEDVVDEEDLKHPPPSSSVQDQKVDAPAQSPAPTEVPAPKAAPKKAPAFDVQSEELFPALGSGPKPKAPAASAWGARGPSAAAAVANGIPGGSPAAQGPRIMSLPGKHVEQLRLAPSQMLPRGQLKKPLRDILRDISRRSKANVDMRGGPGGSIIFEGKGSVDAVRQALKEVAQQVGSKQSVRVPIPTSARPHIIGRQGAVVQDMQQRTGARVQVPRVDESAGQVEDDEDTIDVLIEGDAVAAEMARREIEAIVKERASNMSLRLKSIPPEFFPFIAGAHNANLRDIEQRTNAQVHVPRYDTWQSQPPPQEADPGHVQFVAIPEKHIHISGERAAAQEARAEIERLAADLQRQLTLRQLAINRGQHQFILGDNADALHEFLADTGCAIVLPPASDDSEFLTITGPLDSIENGINRAMDLATSMQMASIDLSRQHPNAPSGAHAHARALTRYLRQRQIIKELESMYDARIALPPSSDGPVTWEVYSRDGKNTIRARSDIMNLVHAHPPARLRHISVDPYFHPYIRSRAIPKLQEEYGVHVLTPEELDCPDVVLVYEGPSATASQFEVPRQRPTTAELAAFEKALQEAQEYLSSVLGDQNDIVAKSVTVPAKYQEKVRKFIAREEQAKGEDLIPVRALVAEPSGRGAECEVALRGPSRLVEELISKLQAFVTEQEKDDLERGYTTSFDFPQKFANFLIGKKGENINKLREEFDVDIKVENGKVEVKGPKAKADAAKARIINLGKKLEDETTHILKIPAQYHRELIGQQGSQVNRLQDRYHVRVQFPRAAPIVADDQSVEASSEAGGSRPSRPQQGADEVIVKGPSKGADATRDELLSLLQWVVDHSHSGSVSVAQSQIPSLIGQRGREMDKLRADTGARIDVPGADDTPDASGRVQIKIKGTKKQVEEAKKILEQRSNEFDATVTKTIDIDKKYHKSLIGGGGANIRKIVADAGGPTDGGASRIVRFPRPESAETTIKLEGNGQVVDKIIAAIEEFVKERADQVTANVEVPSTQHRLLIGRGGETRRGIESKFNITLDIPKQGSGRSDIKLKGPSNAVAEAKEHILSMLKDQQGETVEVPRHLHHAISDNGSFFRRLRNDYQVTVDHAGQQVPSKPSSEDTRGAANGGSSLPLITDEPDQAADAHSWKVVENAPAANDPTQPATIPWVLAGNRDNVAKAKAALEKAIANASQQSATGYLILPDPKTYRFVVGQGGSQINAIRKQTGCRINVPKDQAKGEAIEVKGNKESLEQAKDMILEAVRAGLEGNSR, encoded by the exons ATGGCTTCTGATCTGTCTAATGCCGACGTTAACGGCGGAATCCCCAAATCTCGGGCTGCTATGCTAGAGGAACAGCATGCACGTGATGAGGTCCATAAGCCGACTGTGGAGGATGTtgtggatgaagaagatctcaaACACCCTCCCCCATCGTCTTCAGTGCAGGACCAGAAGGTGGATGCCCCAGCGCAGAGCCCGGCACCTACGGAAGTCCCCGCCCCCAAGGCTGCCCCTAAGAAGGCTCCCGCCTTTGATGTACAATCGGAGGAGTTATTCCCTGCTTTGGGAAGTGGTCCAAAGCCCAAAGCgcctgctgcatctgcatgGGGCGCTAGAGGTCCTTCAGCGGCCGCCGCCGTTGCCAACGGCATTCCTGGTGGTTCCCCGGCAG CACAAGGCCCCCGCATCATGAGCCTTCCTGGCAAGCACGTCGAGCAGCTCCGACTAGCGCCCTCCCAGATGCTTCCCCGAGGACAATTGAAGAAACCCCTGCGGGATATTTTGCGGGATATCTCGAGGCGGTCGAAGGCCAACGTTGACATGCGTGGTGGCCCCGGTGGCTCTATAATCTTCGAGGGTAAGGGCTCAGTAGATGCCGTCAGACAAGCTCTGAAGGAGGTCGCACAACAAGTCGGCTCCAAG CAATCGGTCCGCGTCCCAATTCCTACTTCTGCCCGTCCTCACATCATCGGTAGACAAGGTGCTGTTGTACAGGATATGCAGCAGCGGACCGGTGCACGTGTGCAGGTTCCCCGCGTCGATGAGTCTGCGGGACAggtcgaggatgacgaggataccATTGATGTCCTCATTGAAGGCGATGCTGTTGCAGCTGAAATGGCTCGAAGGGAAATTGAGGCCATTGTGAAGGAGAGAGCTTCGAACATGAGTCTGCGGCTCAAGTCTATCCCTCCTGaattctttcctttcattgCAGGAGCGCACAATGCGAACCTCAGAGATATCGAGCAGCGCACTAATGCCCAAGTACATGTTCCTCGGTATGATACATGGCAAAGCCAGCCTCCACCTCAGGAGGCTGATCCGGGTCATGTTCAGTTTGTCGCAATCCCTGAAAAGCACATCCATATCAGCGGAGAGCGTGCTGCAGCCCAGGAAGCCCGTGCAGAAATTGAGAGGCTTGCTGCTGATCTCCAGCGCCAGTTGACTCTTCGTCAACTTGCTATCAACCGTGGCCAGCATCAATTCATCCTTGGTGATAACGCTGATGCTCTGCATGAGTTCCTTGCTGACACTGGCTGTGCGATCGTTCTTCCACCTGCGTCGGATGACAGCGAATTCCTTACGATTACTGGTCCATTGGACTCTATTGAGAATGGTATTAACCGGGCAATGGATCTTGCCACGAGTATGCAAATGGCAAGCATTGATCTGTCACGTCAGCATCCGAATGCTCCCAGTGGAGCCCACGCCCATGCGCGTGCGCTTACTCGTTACCTGAGGCAGCGACAGATCATCAAAGAATTGGAGAGCATGTACGACGCTCGTATCGCACTTCCCCCAAGTTCTGATGGCCCGGTCACTTGGGAGGTTTATTCTAGGGACGGCAAAAACACTATTCGGGCGCGGTCCGATATTATGAACCTTGTTCATgctcatcctccagcaaggCTTCGCCACATCTCTGTTGACCCCTATTTCCACCCGTACATTCGGTCTCGGGCTATCCCGAAACTACAGGAGGAGTATGGCGTCCATGTTCTCACCCCCGAAGAGCTCGATTGCCCAGACGTAGTGCTCGTTTACGAAGGACCGTCAGCTACGGCTTCCCAGTTCGAAGTCCCGCGCCAGCGACCAACTACTGCTGAACTCGCCGCTTTCGAGAAGGCTCttcaagaagctcaggagTATCTCTCTAGCGTGTTGGGTGACCAGAATGATATCGTGGCAAAGTCTGTGACTGTGCCGGCCAAGTATCAAGAGAAGGTAAGAAAGTTCATCGCTCGTGAAGAGCAGGCGAAGGGTGAGGATTTGATACCCGTTCGTGCTCTCGTCGCAGAGCCGAGTGGCCGTGGTGCTGAATGCGAGGTCGCACTGCGCGGTCCTTCTCGTCTCGTGGAAGAGTTGATCTCAAAGTTGCAAGCGTTTGTTACCGAGCAAGAGAAAGATGACCTGGAGAGGGGGTACACAACTTCGTTTGACTTCCCTCAGAAATTCGccaacttcctcatcggTAAAAAGGGTGAAAACATCAACAAGCTCCGCGAGGAGTTTGATGTGGATATTAAGGTGGAGAACGGCAAGGTTGAGGTTAAGGGccccaaggccaaggccgatGCCGCTAAAGCTAGAATCATCAACTTGGGaaagaagctggaagatgaaACTACGCATATCTTGAAGATCCCCGCCCAATACCACCGTGAGCTTATCGGTCAGCAGGGTAGCCAGGTCAACAGGCTTCAAGACCGTTATCATGTCCGAGTTCAGTTTCCCCGCGCGGCACCCATTGTTGCGGACGACCAGTCTGTCGAAGCATCTAGCGAAGCGGGCGGATCCCGGCCTAGCCGACCTCAGCAGGGTGCTGATGAAGTTATTGTGAAGGGTCCTAGCAAGGGTGCCGATGCCACCCGCGATGAACTTCTTAGCTTGCTGCAGTGGGTCGTTGACCACTCTCACTCTGGCTCGGTGTCTGTTGCTCAAAGCCAGATCCCATCATTGATCGGTCAACGCGGTCGCGAAATGGATAAGCTCCGCGCTGACACTGGTGCCCGAATTGATGTACCTGGGGCCGATGATACTCCAGATGCCTCGGGTCGGGTGCAGATCAAGATTAAAGGAACGAAGAAGCAAgtcgaagaagccaagaagatcctGGAGCAACGGTCTAACGAATTCGACGCCACTGTCACCAAGACTATTGACATTGACAAGAAGTACCACAAATCCCTGATTGGTGGCGGTG GTGCGAACATTCGTAAGATTGTGGCTGATGCTGGTGGACCTACTGATGGTGGCGCATCCCGTATTGTCAGGTTCCCACGCCCTGAAAGCGCTGAGACTACTATTAAGCTTGAAGGAAACGGCCAAGTCGTTGACAAGATTATTGCCGCCATTGAGGAGTTTGTGAAAGAACGCGCAGATCAGGTGACGGCGAACGTCGAAGTTCCTTCTACTCAACATCGACTGCTCATTGGACGCGGTGGAGAAACACGACGTGGTATTGAGTCGAAGTTCAACATTACGCTCGATATCCCTAAGCAAGGCTCTGGACGTTCCGATATCAAACTCAAGGGTCCTAGCAATGCTGTTGCAGAGGCCAAGGAGCACATCCTTTCCATGCTTAAGGACCAACAAGGGGAGACCGTGGAGGTCCCTCGGCATTTGCATCATGCTATTTCCGACAATGGCTCTTTCTTCCGTCGGCTTCGTAACGACTACCAAGTGACCGTGGATCATGCTGGCCAGCAAGTGCCATCCAAGCCCTCCTCGGAAGACACCCGCGGCGCAGCCAACGGCGGTTCATCTCTCCCATTGATTACCGATGAGCCTGACCAAGCCGCTGATGCTCACTCATGGAAGGTTGTTGAAAACGCCCCTGCAGCCAATGACCCAACCCAGCCGGCTACCATCCCATGGGTGTTGGCAGGAAATCGTGATAACGTGGCGAAGGCGAAGGCGGCTCTTGAAAAGGCCATTGCCAATGCATCGCAACAGTCTGCGACTGGCTACCTAATCTTGCCCGACCCCAAGACATACCGCTTCGTTGTTGGACAAGGAGGTAGCCAGATCAACGCTATCCGTAAGCAGACTGGTTGCCGAATCAATGTGCCCAAGGATCAGGCTAAGGGTGAAGCGATCGAGGTCaagggaaacaaggaaagcttggAGCAGGCCAAGGACATGATCCTGGAGGCTGTCCGGGCTGGACTGGAAGGTAACTCCCGGTGA
- a CDS encoding putative ubiquitin C-terminal hydrolase (ubiquitin C-terminal hydrolase) encodes MSSDAAALPSPPGFAPWENIGHPGGQISRPDSLSSSNHATPAGYQSPRFSNIKDLQDEAAALDVNEDSSVCYPTQDSVKHPGKIANSLQLNLLLNRAQDAIENARRFADNDQPDKAYVQYLRASEITINIIPHHPDYRTTASQRSDWYKQFANLMMLKEDRSNTADLPHSTAISAQDLLDYLRRYNVLLIDVRPRDQYDSGHVYAKSIICIEPVALKENVSAEELEERLVVSPEHEQSLFEKRNEFDMIVYYDQSTDSVSYLAGSPVGTTAPHLRALYDTLYEFNAYKPLKDGRPPALLLGGLDAWIDLLGQQSLATSSTATVLGSLQKKRPVARPGRPLGRVPTMVSANSSLEVRKRRLREYKPLNPDELTAWMEKSKNEEIDTTTYIEEEPMAEEPEGQETNEPPTPFVHTYEDFLRRFPEPHAIQESMVTPHARPPVPPMPNYAAPVPVAPSRPPPAVPRPSYSGVTDGRQIQPTLARQNSATKTALYTPSSIYRAKLPRTGLANFGVTCYMNSTIQCLNATMMLSRFFVDNRFRYYVQKNWKGSQGVMPGLFANLIRSLWKGDVEVIVPTSFRNFCGRLNQEWAIDRQQDAKEFFDFTVDCLHEDLNINWQRSPLRPLTFEEEMQRERMPVAKVSKIEWDRYCHREESFISSLFAGQHASRLRCTTCKRTSTTYEAFYSISVEIPSSGTGDIYQCLRSYCKEEMLSGDEVWKCPYCKCERVATKQIIITRAPQILVIHFKRFSASKTQTARKIHTPIEFPLHGLRMDDFVYSPPSPESNGDPKATMPHDTTLATVPPFTYDAYGVLRHIGSSMSSGHYISLVRDGARQCWRRFDDERTVDFNPRDLRNKDRLQNEQAYIVFYERVPAK; translated from the exons ATGTCCTCAGATGCAGCCGCTTTGCCCTCTCCACCGGGTTTTGCGCCGTGGGAAAATATCGGCCACCCTGGGGGCCAAATTAGCAGACCAGATTCGCTTTCGAGCAGCAACCATGCCACTCCAGCCGGTTATCAATCTCCACGATTTTCTAATATCAAGGACCTTCAAGACGAAGCAGCGGCCCTGGATGTGAATGAGGATTCTTCAGTATGCTACCCCACACAAGATTCCGTGAAACACCCAGGCAAGATTGCTAACTCTCTACAGctcaacctccttctcaacagAGCCCAAGACGCAATAGAAAATGCTAGGAGATTTGCTGATAACGACCAACCGGACAAAGCTTACGTTCAGTACCTTCGGGCTTCCGAGATCACTATCAACATCATACCTCACCACCCAGATTATCGAACGACTGCCAGCCAGCGCTCAGATTGGTACAAGCAGTTCGCAAATTTAATGATG TTGAAGGAAGACAGAAGTAACACTGCCGATTTGCCACACAGCACTGCCATCAGCGCCCAAGACCTACTCGACTATCTCCGAAGATATAACGTGTTATTGATCGACGTGCGCCCCCGGGATCAGTACGATAGTGGACATGTGTACGCGAAATCAATCATCTGCATCGAACCAGTGGCCCTGAAAGAAAACGTATCGGcggaggagcttgaggagcGTTTAGTAGTGTCGCCTGAGCATGAACAGTCTCTATTCGAGAAACGGAACGAATTTGACATGATAGTCTACTATGACCAGTCCACCGATTCAGTCAGCTACCTCGCCGGATCCCCTGTTGGAACAACAGCGCCACATCTTAGGGCTCTCTATGATACACTATATGAATTTAATGCCTATAAACCTTTGAAGGACGGTCGTCCTCCGGCTCTTTTGCTGGGTGGCCTTGATGCATGGATCGATCTCCTTGGGCAACAATCCCTTgccacatcctccacagctACTGTGCTAGGTTCGCTCCAGAAAAAGCGCCCAGTCGCGAGACCCGGCCGACCTCTTGGGAGAGTTCCTACTATGGTGAGCGCTAATTCTAGCTTGGaagtgaggaagagacggCTACGCGAATATAAACCCTTGAATCCAGACGAGCTCACCGCATGGATggaaaagtcaaagaacgaAGAAATTGACACCACGACATATATCGAAGAGGAGCCAATGGCCGAGGAGCCCGAGGGACAAGAGACAAATGAGCCTCCTACGCCATTCGTGCATACCTATGAAGACTTCCTACGGCGCTTCCCGGAGCCCCATGCTATCCAAGAATCAATGGTGACGCCACATGCCCGGCCACCAGTACCGCCTATGCCTAACTATGCTGCTCCTGTCCCTGTTGCTCCCTCCCGACCTCCACCTGCGGTTCCACGGCCAAGTTATAGCGGTGTTACCGATGGCCGGCAAATCCAGCCTACATTGGCGCGGCAGAATTCTGCTACCAAGACTGCCCTCTACACTCCAAGTTCAATATATCGCGCAAAGTTGCCGAGAACTGGTCTTGCTAATTTTGGTGTAACTTGCTATATGAACTCAACAATACAATGCTTGAATGCGACGATGATGTTGAGTAGATTTTTTGTTGATAACAGATTTCGATACTATgtgcagaagaactggaaagGCTCACAGGGAGTCATGCCGGGGCTTTTTGCCAATCTCATAAGGTCCTTGTGGAAGGGTGATGTGGAAGTCATTGTTCCTACTTCGTTTCGAAACTTCTGCGGAAGGCTAAACCAGGAATGGGCCATCGATCGACAGCAGGATGCCAAAGAATTCTTTGACTTCACTGTTGATTGTCTACACGAGGATTTAAACATTAATTGGCAGAGAAGCCCATTGAGGCCGCTGACATTTGAAGAGGAGATGCAGCGGGAGAGAATGCCTGTTGCCAAAGTCTCAAAGATTGAATGGGATCGGTACTGTCACCGAGAAGAgtccttcatttcttcgCTTTTTGCTGGTCAACATGCTAGCCGGCTCCGTTGTACAACGTGCAAGCGGACATCCACGACGTACGAGGCTTTCTACAGCATTAGCGTTGAAATTCCGTCGTCCGGGACTGGTGATATCTATCAATGTCTGCGCAGCTATTGTAAAGAAGAGATGTTGAGTGGCGACGAGGTGTGGAAGTGTCCTTACTGCAAATGCGAAAGGGTTGCAACGAAGCAGATTATTATCACGCGGGCTCCGCAAATCTTGGTGATTCATTTCAAGAGATTCTCAGCGTCGAAGACACAAACCGCTCGGAAGATTCACACTCCTATTGAATTTCCTTTACATGGTCTGCGGATGGATGATTTTGTTTATTCACCGCCAAGCCCGGAGTCGAATGGTGATCCCAAGGCAACGATGCCACACGATACTACCCTGGCGACTGTACCCCCGTTTACGTACGATGCATATGGTGTGCTACGCCATATTGGGTCGTCTATGAGCAGCGGACATTACATATCTTTGGTGCGAGACGGTGCGCGGCAGTGTTGGCGGAGATTCGATGATGAGCGAACTGTCGATTTCAATCCTCGCGATCTGCGAAACAAAGACCGACTGCAGAACGAACAAGCATACATTGTATTCTATGAGCGCGTTCCCGCGAAATGA
- a CDS encoding cytochrome b5-like heme/steroid binding domain-containing protein (cytochrome b5) produces the protein MSENKEFTFQEVSGHNTKKDLYMVIHDKVYDCTSFVDEHPGGEEVLLDVGGQDATEAFEDVGHSDEAREILDGLLVGNLKRVPGDPAPRSHAQATTNASSNSGSSTGLGVGLYAFLLIGGAVAYGAYQYLNAASEAQ, from the exons ATGTCTGAGAACAAGGAATTCACCTTCCAGGAGGTGTCCGGCCACAACACCAAGAAGGATCTTTACATGGTCATCCACGACAAGGTCTACGACTGCACCTCTTTCGTCGATGAGCACCC CGGTGGTGAGGAAGTCCTGCTCGATGTTGGTGGTCAGGATGCCACTGAGGCTTTCGAGGACGTTGGTCACAGTGACGAGGCTCGCGAGATCCTGGACGGTCTCCTCGTCGGTAACCTCAAGCGCGTG CCCGGCGACCCTGCTCCCCGTTCTCACGCCCAGGCTACTACCAAcgcctcctccaactccggCAGCTCTACCGGCCTCGGTGTTGGCCTCTAcgccttccttctcatcggTGGTGCCGTCGCTTACGGTGCTTACCAGTACCTGAACGCCGCTTCTGAAGCCCAGTAG
- the pakA gene encoding mitogen-activated protein kinase kinase kinase kinase STE20 (p21-activated serine/threonine protein kinase) — MNHDSFSSLKFRRPSSKLHKDPPSIGSRMLKSQQSNTSLKRHPSAPVYPRSSASRSREHSRTRSNAYGSSTSSLDQNSGGPSPVLANNESGYFSGNHNTTKSRPPHSGRFSLNDQSSDELIGSPFDSRGMLSALQENTAESDRQPIQKPPTLRSQTTPDTRGLRQSASFTALHNRMDALVNRTDSDRSTNTKRYSDEGNGTKPVGRSKKASFSSFVNSMLGSPRGIKISAPENPVHVTHVGYDNQTGQFTGLPKEWQRLLQESGISKKEQEEHPQTMVDIMRFYEKNAQGDDEVWHKFDHAYAHHHPVTTSSSQPSSGGSTPYGTVGQRASSPTSPRFPQNHEGSFENPRAPPPIPRGAPAATQAMSPPVGGLVPNRAPPRPPAAANMTPARPAPQPPTTASYATTRPVQDPWPQFGTIPENAQPFGTPPIPESEPLPSGPQLSRSNSKANGATAPWVSPAVTPSPTQYQQQQEQAMATAQQAIASKQLDRSQSLRQQQAQQPKQKQATHPTPQQVSPVEDPSAALQQSARAVPAARPRQRARQSNAMDIRSRLVAICTPGDPTKMYYNLNKIGQGASGGVFTAYHNGTGSCVAIKQMNLDLQPKKDLIINEIIVMKDSKHKNIVNFLDSYLHGLDLWVVMEYMEGGSLTDVVTFNIMSEGQIAAVCRETLNGLQHLHSKGVIHRDIKSDNILLSLDGNIKLTDFGFCAQINDSHNKRNTMVGTPYWMAPEVVTRKEYGRKVDIWSLGIMAIEMIEGEPPYLTESPLRALYLIATNGTPTIKDEQSLTPVFRDFLHLALKVDPEKRASAHDLLKHPFMSFCAPLSHLAPLVKAARLSRAQEKAQKGGH, encoded by the exons ATGAATCACGATagtttttcttccctcaaATTTCGACGACCGTCAAGCAAGCTTCACAAGGACCCTCCTAGTATTGGTTCCCGCATGCTTAAGAGTCAGCAGAGCAACACGTCACTCAAACGGCACCCCTCAGCGCCCGTGTATCCGCGTTCTTCTGccagcagaagccgagaacATTCGCGCACGAGATCTAACGCATACGGCTCTTCTACATCCTCTCTTGATCAGAATAGTGGCGGGCCATCCCCAGTTCTTGCAAACAACGAATCTGGCTATTTCTCTGGTaaccacaacaccaccaaatcccGTCCACCCCACTCGGGACGGTTCTCACTCAACGATCAAAGCTCAGATGAATTGATCGGTTCACCGTTTGATTCTCGGGGTATGCTAAGTGCTTTGCAAGAAAATACTGCCGAATCCGACAGGCAACCGATCCAGAAACCCCCGACGTTGCGGTCTCAGACAACCCCCGACACTCGAGGACTTAGACAATCCGCTAGCTTCACCGCTCTACACAACCGTATGGATGCCCTAGTTAATAGAACGGATAGCGATCGCTCGACGAACACTAAGCGATATTCCGATGAGGGAAATGGCACTAAACCGGTGGGGAGAAGTAAGAAGGCCAGCTTTTCCAGCTTTGTCAACAGCATGCTAGGTTCTCCTCGCGGTATCAAGATTTCTGCACCGGAAAATCCCGTCCATGTCACACATGTCGGCTATGATAACCAGACGGGCCAGTTCACGGGCCTGCCTAAAGAATGGCAGCGGCTGTTACAGGAAAGTGGTATCTCAAAgaaggaacaggaagaaCATCCGCAAACTATGGTTGATATTATGAGATTCTACGAAAAAAATGCGCaaggagatgatgaggtCTGGCACAAGTTTGACCATGCGTATGCCCATCATCACCCGGTTACCACTTCCTCGTCGCAGCCCAGCTCTGGTGGCTCAACTCCCTATGGCACTGTGGGTCAGCGAGCCTCATCTCCCACGAGTCCACGTTTTCCACAAAACCATGAGGGGAGTTTTGAAAACCCAAGAGCGCCACCTCCGATCCCTCGGGGTGCTCCAGCGGCAACCCAGGCTATGTCACCCCCTGTCGGTGGCCTTGTACCCAATCGGGCCCCTCCAAGACCCCCAGCTGCCGCTAATATGACGCCCGCCCGCCCTGCTCCTCAGCCCCCAACTACTGCTTCATACGCTACGACAAGGCCAGTACAGGATCCCTGGCCTCAGTTCGGAACGATCCCGGAGAATGCTCAGCCGTTCGGCACACCACCCATCCCGGAATCCGAGCCCTTGCCGTCTGGGCCGCAGCTGAGCAGATCAAACTCCAAGGCTAACGGCGCAACGGCTCCATGGGTGTCACCAGCTGTTACTCCCTCGCCAACACagtatcaacaacagcaggagcAAGCAATGGCTACAGCCCAGCAGGCAATTGCAAGCAAGCAGCTTGACCGCAGCCAAAGCCTACGCCAACAGCAGGCACAGCAgccaaaacaaaaacaagcAACGCACCCAACTCCACAACAGGTGTCGCCTGTGGAGGATCCATCTGCTGCGCTTCAACAAAGTGCTCGTGCCGTACCTGCTGCGCGCCCACGGCAACGAGCTCGCCAGAGCAATGCCATGGATATACGGTCACGATTGGTCGCCATTTGCACTCCTGGCGATCCAACTAAGATGTACTACAACTTGAATAAGATTGGTCAGGGTGCTTCTGGTGGCGTATTCACCGCGTACCACAATGGAACAGGCAGCTGTGTTGCCATAAAGCAGATGAATCTTGATCTGCAGCCAAAGAAGGATCTTATCATAAATGAGATCATCGTCATGAAAGATAGCAAGCACAAGAACATAGTCAATTTCTTGGACAGTTATCTTCATGGTCTGGACCTCTGGGTGGTGATGGAATATATGGAAGGTGGCAGTCTTACCGATGTGGTCACTTTCAATATCATGAGCGAAGGGCAGATTGCTGCCGTCTGCAGAGAA ACTCTTAATGGCCTACAACACCTTCATTCCAAAGGTGTAATCCATCGTGATATCAAGTCAGACAACATTCTCCTCTCATTGGATGGCAATATAAAATTGA CCGATTTTGGATTCTGCGCCCAAATCAACGACTCGCACAATAAGCGAAACACGATGGTCGGCACCCCGTACTGGATGGCTCCGGAAGTCGTTACGAGAAAAGAGTATGGTCGTAAAGTTGACATTTGGAGTTTGGGGATTATGGCTATCGAGATGATTGAGGGCGAGCCTCCATATCTCACCGAGTCACCTCTGCGGGCGCTGTACTTGATCGCAACGAATGGGACTCCCACGATCAAGGATGAGCAGAGCTTGACACCGGTTTTCCGAGACTTCTTGCATCTTGCATTGAAGGTCGATCCTGAAAAGAGAGCCTCGGCCCACGACTTGCTGAAG CACCCTTTCATGTCTTTTTGTGCCCCTCTATCCCATCTAGCACCCCTTGTAAAAGCCGCGCGGCTCAGCAGGGCCCAGGAGA